CTATTCATGGCGAATGATAAACGTAAGTATTTTGGTACGGATGGTATGCGTGGAGTGGCGACGGTACCCCCACTGGATCCTGAGTCCCTCGTTCGACTTGGTCAGGCGATTGCGCAGGTCTTTGTCGCGAATAGAGGACGACACCAAATTC
This genomic stretch from bacterium harbors:
- the glmM gene encoding phosphoglucosamine mutase (catalyzes the conversion of glucosamine-6-phosphate to glucosamine-1-phosphate), with amino-acid sequence MANDKRKYFGTDGMRGVATVPPLDPESLVRLGQAIAQVFVANRGRHQI